The following nucleotide sequence is from Apium graveolens cultivar Ventura chromosome 4, ASM990537v1, whole genome shotgun sequence.
tgaaaatttgaaaattattattgttattactTTGGATAAGTTAAGAGTTAATATATTCCCTTTTTTTGTCAAATAAAACTTAAGAAGATCTTGAACCATTTTGAAATTGTAGAAGGGGATGATTAAAAGCTCTAGTGAAAGTCGTCTACCTCCTCCAAACACCATATTTTCATTCAATCGGATCTCAAAGAGGCCAACATAGAAGAAAGTGCAGATACCGTCTGATCCACCTGTATACAACGCCAGAGTCATGACGTCAAAGCGCTAATATGAGTATACGTGTACAAGCTATCAATATTTCAAAGAAGATCGCAGGGTGTTCTGAGTCAAAACACAAAACTCATGTTCCTTCACTTCTGTTTGGAGCTAAGTTGTTATGGCGCTTGTTTACTTATTTATTTCTTTTAGTATGAAAGCTGATTTTTTGGGGAATTCATTTGAGTAATAAAATTTTCAATGTAAGATGTAGTTTATTTTGATGGTGATAAAGGACCAAACTATGTATTTAAGCATGTATTCAAATCCTATTATTTATTTAGTTTACCTGAGTGCAAGTTCAGTATATTTGATATATGTTAGTTATAAAAgcaattgtacatcacttttaatgaaGAAAAACTGGTGTCAAAAAAGTTAACGTACATCGCTTTTACATaaaaaaaccgatgttaaagactgacatgttcaagtctaaattaAATATAGACATCACTTTGTTTGGGATAAAATTGACGTCTATGTGCCAATATAGacatcacttttaaagaagaaaaactgatatcaaaaaagttaatgtacatcacttttagataaacaactgatgtcaaagactgacatgttcaagtctaaattgAACATATACATCACTTTGTTTGGGATAAAATTGATGTCTATGTCCCAatatagacatcacctttcactAAATAAATCGATatttaatatctgattttacatcacctaaatGAAAATACTCGATATTTATGTGAAAAAAACATaactcattatatgtttaatatgttttaataggtgtaatttatttattaaattatttatttctaacattttttgtaaGAAAATAATGCATGGACATCAGCTTCTTTGCCAGAAACGATGTCTAAGCaagtaaagacatcgggttatggccgatgtatagaatagacatcaccgacatcaacaaCGGTTGCCAAATAACATAGACATCGgcaaaaaaccgatgtctatggacatttttcttgtagtgttttTACTATCCATCTTTTAATTAGCCAAATAATGTTGGTTGCATATTTCAAATGCCCGTCTAAATACCTACAAGTACCAATAAGGTGTTGATGCCGTGATTGAGCTCTTGTACCCCCTTACTAGAGGTCAGAAGTTCGACTCCCGACTTGTGCGTCTACAAGTACCAACAAGGTGTTGATGCCGTGATTGAGCTCTTGTACCCCTTACGAGAGGTTAGAAATTCCACTTCCGGCGTGTGCGTGTGTAATcaattaacaaaaaaaaatacTTACAAGTATCACCCAGAAGTATCACCCAAACTACCTCTAAATCTTTGAATCCGCCCCGCATGAAACCATGCAATTTTACTTTTTTATTCCTTCAAGGTTATAAATCACAAAGAACGCCAAATTGGACCGGTTTAAAAAAAAAGAACGAACTTCTAAGACCTCAAGTGCAAAACAAAAATGTTAAGTATAAACAAAATTTAGTATATACTAACTTAAAACCGGATGCACCGACTacacatatattttttaatattatacttgaattcaattttaattttgttcactaaaaatttaaatgatatcacttcatgataattataaaagtaaacgtatatgttcataactttttagaacatttaaacttatttaaagtgataacattggtaaggagaaatattattataatgaaattattattttatttagggtaaaaatataatgtctccattatgttgggaccttaaaaaaaattattttaccatggttattacttaatcgattgaatataactctataaaagatatatgaaaaagacaatattattttttgaacgatatagttttatttataactataagtgtttaaaaaaaaatatttatattttaaataaaaatttaattttttatttcacatgaataggatacgaattatacttattataatattaatttgatttatctcggacagtgatttacattattttattttagcccgatgcccaatacaccgacaaaatcaaactaattatttttagtttaattttattttttttaaagtcCGGATCAATAAGATTattttgttttagactgaataattagtaaataagtttttttttggtcgaattttatttttattttagttttgtgttagtctaaatcaattgtataatgtattttttttatcctggataaatattttatttatccaaattcattagtataatttttttaggaggattgacaatattaatattttatcttaacccgaatcacattatatatcaactaaatcttaagaattatatttagtttgtataaATTTAATGTAGCCCGAAATAACAAATTAGAATGATATAGAattcgatatgaattaaaatttaaattggttgaagaagttgaatttaatataaattatagtaatatagagttcgatataaaatagaattgaaattggtaaaataaTAGAGAAAGTTGATTTCaatatatcaattagaattacaattgatcgacccaataattagaattagaataattaagtaagggtaattaagtgATTTCAGCAAGTACTGACCGACCGattaccaaacttttaatgtttcgtctattataatataatatagatattAAGGAAAAGTGATAAACTAAtgaaaatttaaataataatttgaTTTTATTTCGGCTCTATTctgaattatataaatcaaaatttgATGATTTTACACAAGCGAAACTCACGAAATAATGTTTAATTtggatatattttaaattttaatttggtaattacttaatttgtttttaattttacACGAGTTGAATATTATTTTTAGCCCAGATAAGTAgtatatcttcttttattttagctCAATATCATTATATCAACCAACACTAAGTAAGATTGACttgtatattattaattattttctgtaaaaaaagttattacttaaatattttgaaaagatttaGAAACTAATATTTAAAAGCCATATATTACAACTTAAAATACTTGTAAAAATCTAAATTACACCTATTATGGACCGTGGATGGAGGAAGTATTCTAATTTATTAATATTACATATCCGTCTCAAATTTTATGTATTTTTGTATGGGTAAAGAGGATCTCAAGGTCCCTATAAAAAGTATTTTATTAGTGGTtcataatatttagatatttagGTAAAAAATCATAAATTTATAGTACTGATGTGAATATATAGTATATGTAAATAAGTATGTAAATTTTTAAATGGTTTAATGATTTTGATTAATcattttttgataaaaaaacaTATGAACAATCTCTACCACTTTATATAAGAAAATACTTTCTTTATAAAATCAAGACTATACAACTTTAATTTgcacaaaaaaaattatataacaaTATATTAACTGAATATTAACATGAATTGAAAAAATTTATTATATAAGATAATTAATGCactaattaaaaaaaattataatcgACTTTAGAAATTCTAAGCCCTTTTTATATTGTTTTTTGGTATTGGCGCGCTGTGTTACTATTATACTTGCCATGCAGAGTTCGTGAATTCAATCTTATAGACGGTGGTGTTACAGCCAATGACCCCGTACGTCTGCATAAATTTAGCCATTAATTAGTTATGCAATATTACTGGTATTTTCTTAAATGTTAGTGAATCTTGTACTTTTTGCACCAGACATTGGTTGCAATGACTGGTGACGAAGGAGATATCCGAGGGTAATCCGGACTTCTTCCCGTTAAAGCCTGTGGACTATGGTCGATATCTGGTAATTTCACTAGGCACGGGCTCTGCAGCGAATGAACAAAAATATGATGCAGAAACTGCATCCAAATGGGGTGCCAAGGGATGGTTGCTTCATCAAGGCTCAAATCCATTGGTTGATGTTTTTATGCAAGCAAACGGAGATATGGTTGATTACCATCTTTCGATAGTTACTCAAGCCCTTCATTGTGAAGAAAACTATCTCCGAATTCAGGTAACAttcaaaccaaaccaaaccaaacatatCCAGTAAATCCCGCTTATCGCAGGGTTTGGGAAGGGTAACCAAAAGACCCCCGGCTTTTGTGTGTGCATGTGCAAAAAATATTAAAACTGCAGGATCTTTCACCTTTGTATACTGTTCTAAACAAACACATTTCACAGGACGACACGTTAACAGGGACAGACGCATCTACTGATATATGTACTAAAGAGAACTTGGAAAGGCTACTTGAAATTGGTGAGAATCTGTTGAAGAAACCAGTTTCGAGAATTAACTTGCATAATGGTGACCATGAACCAGTGAAAAATGGCAGAACCAATGAAGAAGAATTAAAAAGGTGAATGTGCCTGTTAATCTGACGATATTAACCATATTATTATACATTTCAACTGTTTGACAGATCACGTGATGTGAGATTTCGTCAGACATTTGTGTGTTTGAGTCTAATCTGTAGCTAACAAGCTAGAATTACTCTTGCAGGTTTGCGAAATTGCTGTCAGAGGAAAGGAGATTGAGAGAGCTTAAATCTCCGCGCACTAATAAAGCTTTAACTGGAACAACCAAGCATTAAGGGAGTCAAATTTTCCTATTAGTTCTAGTTTTGTTTGTCTGAACCTTCATTCAGTTGTCGAGCTGTCAAATAAGGTTGTGATTGTATTCTCAGTCATTTCGATCAGAATAAATTGTTCCAGTTCCAGTATACAATCTTGTGTTTTCGGTAATTAGGTTCTTTAACATCCTTATTTGCGTCTTGAATCTTAAATGGGAGATCTCGAACGCTCTGAAATGTGACAGATGTCGACCCTCCTCATTCGAAAAAATGACCTTCGAAAAAATGACCAAAATACTTTTTTTAGATGTCCTTTTGTCCAGTGATAATGGAGTATCAGGATGATACgctattttgaatattttgaATGGAGTATCAGGGTGATACTACTTTGTCAGTAGAGTATCATGGCAGATACTCTTCAGTCAATGGAGGACTGATACTCCTTTCCCACTGAAGTATCacttgtattttttttaaaaaattattttttcaaaaataaaagtaaaatttTAGATGATACTCCACTGACAAAGGAGTACCTCACATGTTACTCCACTGACAAAGGAGTTTATGGGTGGATACTCCACTTGATACTCGTGTGTTAGTGAAGTATCAACCGGATACTCCACTGAAATGGAGTATCTAGTGGGTATTTTGGACAGTCTAAAATTCTGATGGGTATTTTGGGCGATTGTTATTCCTCCTTATTCTTTATCGTCTGAAAGATGAAATATATTCAACAAATCTCTATTTCCGATATATAAGTATACTCAATCAGTCCTTTTAGATGCTGAAGAAAAGTCTTTCATCTTTCAACGATTGAACTACAAGCATAAAGCATAAAAGGTTAAAGGCAGACCACAAGCATCTGCAGAGAAAAGAAAACATTACAATGAATGGCCAGTAAACAATCGAATTTCTAATATTCCAATGTGAAACACGAGGTTTCATTTTCTAGACCGCGATAATCATTACTTCAGAAGTAAAGATTGAACTGAACAATAATTGGCTGGAGAATATTTTTGACAATTCTGGTTTTTTTTTGGTTTTACTGAACAATCAGGCTGCTCCTAGTTCTTAATCCTGATCCTGATGTACAGTACTACTAAGTCGTAAAGTCATCGATAAATTTCAGATTCTACTTGATATAGTGACTTGGTGAGTTACAATATGCAGTGTGACCTGTATTCCACTGCAATAATTTGCGACAGAACAAACATACACCTAACTGAAGATGGATTTTTATTCTCGTTGTGCTGAGAACAGAGAATAATATGTTGAGTAACCAACTCATCTAACACACCTTAAGATGTTACAGGAAGACCCAACTTGATCTTATATTATATTCCAACACTCCCTCACTTGAAAACCCATTTTTAAGTCGAAGACAGAGATGCTCTGATACCACCACGTTGAATAATCAGTTCATCTAAAATCGTATGGTGTTAGACGAAGGTAGAACTGGATTGTATTTTAAATTCTAACAAAATATAACTTAAAATAATATTACATATAATTTTTTAAGTACATAGATGAGTAGATAAGTAGGTTAGCTTAAGTTGACAGAGTAATCAACACAAACCAGTCTGATCACAGTCGCGAAAGAATGAATCTGATACTGCCTGGTAAGCGCGATGGTTCTTCAGTGTGGTCCCATTTGCATTACAGAACGCTCGCAGGCTGAAGCGAATTTGTTAGAAATTCTGTTTAAAGTTACTTTGATGAGCTGGATATCAACATATCATAGTTCATAGAAATAGTAGAGTAGCTAGTGACCAGTATATATTACAACTGTTATGATTGTTTAGATGAGTAACCAATATTTAGTAGCTAATGAAAAGAAGCTAGCTATATAGCCTCTGATTCTTTAGAATCCTGGTTCCGCTACTGATTAGAACATACCTATATGATCAACTAATTCAGCCTAAATGATTAGAACATATCGAATGGAGAGGCAGCTGTCATCTCTACTTCAAATCCCACCCCCGTCTTTCGGGAAACTAATTACTATTCTCAGTATTGATGGAGGTGGTATTAGAGGCCTCATTCCTGCCACCATTCTCGAGTTTCTTGAAGCACAACTTCAGGTAATAATATGACCTAATTACGTAAAAACTTTTCTTATAATTAAATATTAGTACTAACTAACACTTCCTCACCAGGAGCTAGATGGTGAATATGCAAGACTTGCAGACTACTTTGATGTCATCGGAGGCACTAGCACTGGTGGCCTCATGACAGCCATGCTAACCGTCCCAGATGAGCACAATCGTCCTCTGTATGCTGCTAAAGATATTAAGCCTTTTTATCTCGATCACTGCCCCAAAATTTTCCCACAGAAGAAGTAATAACTAAATCTACAAACACACGTACACATAATCAATCGATTTGTATTGTTTACATATTCCACCCGCAGACTACTCAGTACTACCTCATGTTTTCAGTTGCAGGGGATTTTTTGGCTTGCTCAGGAAAATATGGAAAGTGTTTTGGGGGCCGAAGTATGATGGAAAATACCTTCATGGTGTTGTGACAGAGAAGTTAAGAGAAACTAAGCTAGCTGAGACATTAACAAATGTGGTTATTCCTACTTTTGATATCAAGCATTTGCAGCCCAAAATCTTTTCTACTTATGAGGTCAGACCAATATACAAACACACTCATAGTCAAGTTTTTCGTATGAAGTAGTTAAAATTAGAGCTTGATAATGAAAAATTTGCCTGCAGGCCAAGAAGTGCAAATTAAGCATCTGCTTGCAGGCCAAGAAGTGCCAATGTAATAATACTCAACTATCCGATATATGCATAAGCACCTCAGCAGCTCCCATATACCTTCCTGCATATACGTTCTATGATCACGATTGCCAAGGGAATGTTCGTGAATTCAATCTTATAGATGGTGGTGTTGCAGCCAATAATCCAGTAAGTATGCTTAACATCAACCATATTAATATTTCTGTAATATCAATTAGCAACCAAATTTACTTGCAGTAATAACATTTACATGCTACTTCATTCCTTCCACCAGACATTGGTGGCCTTGAGTGAAGTGACAAAACAGATATTCGATAACAATAAGGACTTCTCGCCAATAAAGCCCACGGATTTTGGTCGGTTTCTAATAATCTCCGTAGGCACAGGCTCTGCAAAAATTGAAAAGAGATATGATGCAAAAACTGCAGCCAAATGGGGTGCCTTGGGATGGTTTATTCATCAAGGCTCAACTCCGATAGTTGATGTTTTTACTCAAGCTAGTGGAGATATGGTTGATTACCATCTTTCGGTGGTTACTCAAGCTCTTCATTGTGAAGAAAACTATCTCAGAATACAGGTAATATACAAATCGTCATTCATGGTACCCTGAAAATTTATATGCAAAGTGCACGTTGAGTTCTTGTATTATTGTtaagtaaccagctcatctaaaaccttaaggtgttagagaaagtctccaataggatcatatatttaaccttAGTTCTCTCGTTACATGCTTTAAGTACACATAAATTTGTATGCTTAAATCTCAGGAGGACACGTTAACGGGGATAGACTCATCAATAGACATATCTACAGAAGAGAACTTGAAAAAACTGGTTGAAATTGGAGAAAAGTTGTTGAAAAAACCAGTTTCCAGAATAAATTTGGAAAATGGTGTCCATGAACAAGTCGAAGAGGGTGTCACGAATGCAGAAGCCTTAATAAGGTTCATCTGTCATCTTAAATGTAGAAATTCATACCATTATATTGTTGTGCAGTATAAACTGCTGTGCTTTCGTGCAAACAGTGTTTCAAGTAGCACAAATTTCTCTTGCAGGTTTGCAAAATTGTTGTCTGAGGAAAGGAAATTAAGAGAGCTAAGATCTCCCCGCCCTACCAACGAAGCCTTGAATCACAAGAGTTATCATCTTTTGCGTAACTAGCTGGATTGTGTGACTACCTTCCAATACTGGAAACAAAATGAATAAATCAGGAAATAATTGGAAATTTTATCATGAAATTTACATAAGATGTTGGAGAAGTATTAAGAAACATTGTTGTTTTTTGGCAAGTCCATTTCTATTTATTTGAGCCTGTTGTGTGTAAATGATCAATACCGGGTAAATGAGCCCGCGCTCAAGCATACATGTTTAAACTTGTTAGGTTAAAAATTTATTGAACTTGAATTGAGCTCGAATTTTTGAGTTAATTTTTTTGATCATTAAGAAAAGTTATTTGCGGAAATATTTACGAAATTATTTCAACAATTATATATGATTGACAGACAACTCATTAATATTGAGCCGAAAACTTAAGTTTACATGTTTGAACTCCttaaaaataatgaaaataatGAGCCAAACGCACATGTTTGAACTCATTAACATTTATAGAACTTGAACCGAACTCGAATTTTTATTGAATCAAAATTTTTGTTCATTGAAAAAAGTTAATTGCGAATCTATTTAAAAACAACTAccgaattttaaaaaaaattatgattcACGGTTCACGAATATTTTATGAGTTTAGCTTGTTTTCTTAAAAGTTATCACATAAAATATAATAACCAAATAATAAATGTAAGTGTTTcctattttattttaattaaatttctTTGTTTCcgtataaataattatatatgttATTTAACAAAAACAAATGATGATATATGCTAATTAAATACATTATTTGAAATTTCTGATTAAAAAACACAAGATTGTTTACATATTTAGATGTTTTGACTATatagttataatttttttaattttcttttttaattaaaatattaatagtATTTATATAttcacaaaaaaaaattaaaaagtttATTTTATCTATACGGTCAAATAATCTGAAAATGTGTGTCAAGAATTAAAGtgttaaatattaaaaaaagacAGGATACAATACAATAAGTGCAAGTTCATGCACATGTTATTTCTAAATTTGTTatctttcttttatttttaatattttattttatatgatATAATATTGTTAAGAagttattttaaattttaatagtTATATGTGGTTGTTGAATTGGTGTTCTTTGTTTGTGTTTGATGATGATCAGTGACTATTTTAGAAGTTCTTAAAAAatgtaatttgtaatttaaaGTTGAAAATGATATAAACATCTTAGCTTATGAGTTATCTAGGTGTTTGGATAAATTTACATATAAAGTACTTATAAACTAATAATATATTTGGTAAATTATAACTTTTAAGCTAAACTATTTATTATTGAAAAATTAAAATTGTAGCACAACTTTTTAattcacacacacatatataaatttaaaaagaCAAATAAAAATACATTTTTGATTCTTATAATGAATTGATTTTGTGTACTGAGTTTTAAAATTCATAGAccacatattttaattattttatatatgagaAAACTATAGAAAGATTTACTTGTTTgaaacataaaataaaataaaataaaaataatataaaatttaggTGTTTTATCTATTGCAGCGAACCTGCAGGCGCTACCCTTCGTA
It contains:
- the LOC141721730 gene encoding patatin-like protein 2 isoform X1; the protein is MIRTYRMERQLSSLLQIPPPSFGKLITILSIDGGGIRGLIPATILEFLEAQLQELDGEYARLADYFDVIGGTSTGGLMTAMLTVPDEHNRPLYAAKDIKPFYLDHCPKIFPQKNCRGFFGLLRKIWKVFWGPKYDGKYLHGVVTEKLRETKLAETLTNVVIPTFDIKHLQPKIFSTYEAKKCKLSICLQAKKCQCNNTQLSDICISTSAAPIYLPAYTFYDHDCQGNVREFNLIDGGVAANNPTLVALSEVTKQIFDNNKDFSPIKPTDFGRFLIISVGTGSAKIEKRYDAKTAAKWGALGWFIHQGSTPIVDVFTQASGDMVDYHLSVVTQALHCEENYLRIQEDTLTGIDSSIDISTEENLKKLVEIGEKLLKKPVSRINLENGVHEQVEEGVTNAEALIRFAKLLSEERKLRELRSPRPTNEALNHKSYHLLRN
- the LOC141721730 gene encoding patatin-like protein 2 isoform X2, with the protein product MIRTYRMERQLSSLLQIPPPSFGKLITILSIDGGGIRGLIPATILEFLEAQLQELDGEYARLADYFDVIGGTSTGGLMTAMLTVPDEHNRPLYAAKDIKPFYLDHCPKIFPQKNCRGFFGLLRKIWKVFWGPKYDGKYLHGVVTEKLRETKLAETLTNVVIPTFDIKHLQPKIFSTYEAKKCKLSICLQAKKCQCNNTQLSDICISTSAAPIYLPAYTFYDHDCQGNVREFNLIDGGVAANNPTLVALSEVTKQIFDNNKDFSPIKPTDFGRFLIISVGTGSAKIEKRYDAKTAAKWGALGWFIHQGSTPIVDVFTQASGDMVDYHLSVVTQALHCEENYLRIQVCKIVV